A single window of Larimichthys crocea isolate SSNF chromosome XII, L_crocea_2.0, whole genome shotgun sequence DNA harbors:
- the colgalt1a gene encoding procollagen galactosyltransferase 1, with translation MSACLSAALLLLLLSCCSPVRGYFAEERWSPESPLLAPRVLLALICRNSEHSLPYFLGTIERLNYPKDRMALWVATDHNMDNTTYLLRDWLVKVQKLYHNVEWRPKEQSRHYKDEDGPKHWTDLRYEHVMKLRQVALESAREMWADYFMLVDCDNLLTDPDVVWKLMKENKTIIAPMLQSRAAYSNFWCGMTSQGYYKRTPAYIPMRKQVRKGCFAVPMVHSTFLIDLRKEASRQLAFHPPHPEYSWAFDDIIVFAYSARMADIQMFVCNREIYGYLPVPLRSHNTLEDEADSFLHSLLEVNVRNPPVTPSKYIQVPRKQPDKMGFDEVFMINLQRRADRRERMLRTLYEQEIACKVIAAVDGKAMNISEVQALGIHMLPGYSDPYHGRPLTKGELGCFLSHYNIWKEIVERNLHTSLVIEDDLRFEIFFKRRLINLMSEIEEEGLDWDLIYIGRKRMQVDHPEKAVPNVHNLVEADYSYWTLGYMISLQGAEKLLKAEPLKRILPVDEFLPIMYDKHPVSDYMEQFETRDLQAFSAEPLLVYPTHYTGDHGYISDTETSTVWDNDKVRTDWDRARSGKTHEQAEISSEAQNSDVLQSPLDSTARDEL, from the exons ATGAGCGCCTGCCTTTCCGCCGCCCTGCTCCTCTTGCTCCTGTCCTGCTGCAGTCCTGTCCGGGGATATTTTGCGGAGGAGCGCTGGAGCCCGGAGTCTCCGCTCCTCGCTCCCCGGGTCCTCCTGGCCCTGATCTGCAGAAACTCCGAGCACTCCTTGCCGTATTTCCTCGGTACTATTGAGCGCCTCAACTATCCCAAGGACCGTATGGCTCTGTG GGTTGCAACTGATCATAACATGGACAACACCACATATCTTCTGCGTGACTGGCTTGTCAAGGTGCAGAAACTTTACCATAATGTGGAGTGGAGGCCAAAAGAGCAATCCAG ACATTATAAGGATGAAGATGGTCCGAAGCATTGGACAGACCTCCGTTATGAGCATGTTATGAAACTTCGGCAAGTAGCACTGGAGTCAGCTCGTGAGATGTGGGCAGACTACTTTATG TTGGTGGACTGTGATAACCTCCTCACAGATCCTGACGTTGTCTGGAAGCTCATGAAAGAGAATAAGACCATCATTGCTCCAATGCTCCAGTCCCGTGCAGCCTATTCAAACTTCTGGTGTGGAATGACTTCTCAG GGTTACTATAAGCGCACCCCTGCCTACATACCCATGAGGAAGCAGGTGCGTAAGGGATGTTTTGCAGTTCCCATGGTCCACTCCACCTTCCTGATAGACCTGAGGAAAGAGGCGTCCAGGCAGCTGGCCTTTCACCCGCCACACCCAGAATACAGCTGGGCTTTTGATGACATCATTGTGTTTGCATACTCTGCTCGGATGGCAG ATATCCAAATGTTTGTATGTAATAGAGAGATCTATGGTTACCTTCCTGTTCCACTGCGCTCCCACAACACTTTGGAAGATGAAGCTGACAGCTTTTTGCACTCATTGCTGGAGGTTAATG TGCGAAATCCCCCAGTGACGCCCtcaaaatatatacaagttcCTAGAAAACAACCTGACAAAATGGGCTTCGATGAG GTTTTCATGATAAACCTGCAGAGGCGGGCTGATCGCAGAGAACGTATGCTGAGGACATTATACGAACAGGAGATTGCATGTAAAGTCATCGCAGCTGTAGATGGAAA AGCAATGAATATTAGTGAAGTTCAGGCTTTGGGCATCCACATGCTCCCTGGCTACAGTGACCCCTATCATGGTCGTCCCCTGACAAAGGGAGAGCTAGGATGTTTCCTTTCCCACTATAACATCTGGAAAGAG ATCGTGGAGAGAAATCTGCACACCTCCCTGGTGATCGAAGACGACCTGCGCTTTGAGATCTTCTTCAAACGTCGCTTGATCAACTTGATGAGTGAGATTGAGGAAGAAGGACTGGACTGGGATCTCAT ttATATTGGTCGGAAGAGAATGCAAGTGGATCACCCAGAGAAAGCAGTGCCCAATGTACACAACTTAGTGGAAGCAGACTATTCATATTGGACACTAGGTTATATGATATCATTACAAGGTGCAGAGAAGCTTTTGAAAGCAGAACCACTAAAGAGGATTTTGCCAGTTGATGAGTTTCTTCCTATCATGTATGATAAACACCCAGT GTCTGATTATATGGAACAGTTTGAAACCAGGGACCTGCAAGCATTTTCAGCCGAGCCTCTTCTGGTGTATCCAACACACTACACGGGTGACCATGGGTACATCAGTGACACTGAGACCTCAACAGTGTGGGACAATGACAAGGTCCGTACAGATTGGGACAGAGCACGCTCAGGAAAAACTCATGAGCAGGCTGAGATCAGCTCTGAAGCCCAGAACTCAGATGTGCTCCAGTCGCCTTTAGACAGTACAGCACGGGACGAGCTATGA
- the pgls gene encoding 6-phosphogluconolactonase has translation MAGRRVVVFPSSVELGPVLAHLVTSRAEKAIVSHGRFTLGLSGGSLVSMLSKELLAMPDLDCSKWVVGFCDERLVSFDDPESTYGLYKSQLFSKVNIPDSGILTIDPSLSVNECAEDYTCKLKKAFPDDDFPVFDLLLLGMGPDGHTCSLFPEHPLLEETKKIVAPISDSPKPPPQRVTMTFPVVNSARSVAFVSTGGSKAAVLKEVLEGREGPALPAARVVPTNGELFWLVDEPAAASLTIQVERLVSGAKL, from the exons ATGGCTGGCAGAAGAGTCGTGGTCTTCCCCTCCTCGGTGGAGCTTGGACCAGTGCTGGCCCATCTGGTGACATCTCGAGCAGAGAAAGCCATCGTCTCTCACGGCAGGTTCACTTTGGGCCTCTCTGGAGGAAGTCTAGTCTCCATGCTCAGCAAAGAGCTGCTCGCCATGCCAGACTTGGACTGCAGCAAGTGGGTGGTTGGTTTCTGTGACGAGCGATTGGTTTCCTTTGATGATCCTGAGAGCACCTATGGGCTCTACAAG AGTCAGTTGTTTTCCAAGGTCAACATCCCGGACAGTGGGATCTTAACCATCgacccctctctgtctgtcaacGAGTGTGCTGAGGACTATACCTGCAAACTGAAGAAG gcCTTCCCAGATGATGATTTCCCTGTGTTTGACTTGTTACTGCTGGGTATGGGACCAGATGGACACACCTGTTCCCTCTTCCCAGAGCACCCTCTTCTGGAG GAAACCAAGAAGATTGTGGCCCCCATCAGCGACTCTCCCAAACCACCGCCCCAGCGTGTAACTATGACTTTTCCAGTGGTGAACTCTGCACGCTCTGTGGCTTTCGTGTCAACCGGAGGAAGCAAAGCAGCTGTTTTGAAG GAAGTGCTAGAGGGTAGAGAGGGTCCAGCTTTACCAGCGGCACGTGTTGTCCCGACTAACGGCGAGCTGTTCTGGCTTGTTGATGAACCCGCAGCTGCTTCCTTAACTATCCAGGTAGAGAGGCTAGTCTCAGGGGCCAAACTGTAG